In Raphanus sativus cultivar WK10039 chromosome 5, ASM80110v3, whole genome shotgun sequence, the following proteins share a genomic window:
- the LOC108856387 gene encoding uridylate kinase PUMPKIN, chloroplastic yields the protein MAIPLPLTSYSPISTSPTSFVPLTPPHRNFLSEQSFSRRVVLSCSSSLSSNNGSTPEPMNASGLNGQSSFPGMPSFDGTSNPPLKWRRVLLKVSGEALAGDEEQNIDPKVTMAIAREVAAVTRLGIEVAIVVGGGNIFRGSTWAGCSGLDRSSADYIGMLATVMNAIFLQATMESIGIPTRVQTAFRMSEVAEPYIRRRAIRHLEKGRVVIFAAGTGNPFFTTDTAAALRCAEINAEVVLKATNVDGVFDDDPKRNPNARLHESLTYQEVTSKDLSVMDMTAITLCQENNIPVVVFNLSEPGNIAKAIKGERVGTLIGGTWNSIVATT from the exons ATGGCGATTCCGTTGCCCCTCACTTCTTACTCCCCAATCTCAACTTCCCCAACCTCTTTCGTCCCTCTCACGCCTCCCCATCGTAATTTCCTCTCCGAACAGAGTTTCAGTAGGCGCGTAGTTCTCAGCTGctcttcttccttgtcttccaaCAATGGTTCAACTCCAGAGCCCATGAACGCAAG TGGGTTAAACGGGCAGTCATCGTTTCCTGGAATGCCTTCCTTTGATGGAACATCTAACCCACCCCTTAAATGGAGAAGGGTTTTGCTTAAAGTCAGTGGAGAAGCTCTTGCTGGAGACGAGGAGCAGAATATTGATCCAAAG GTTACTATGGCTATTGCAAGGGAGGTTGCAGCTGTCACTCGGCTTGGCATCGAG GTTGCGATTGTTGTTGGAGGAGGAAACATCTTTCGTGGATCCACCTGGGCTGGGTGCAGTGGCCTTGACCGCTCCTCTGCTGATTACATCGG GATGCTGGCAACTGTGATGAATGCAATATTTCTTCAAGCGACAATGGAGAGCATCGGCATCCCGACACGTGTTCAAACCGCTTTCCGCATGTCGGAAGTCGCAGAGCCTTATATTAGAAGACGAGCTATTAGACATCTGGAAAAAGGCAGAGTTGTGATATTCGCAGCCGGAACAGGCAATCCGTTTTTCACTACCGATACTGCAGCAGCTCTTCGATGTGCTGAGa TTAACGCAGAAGTAGTACTGAAAGCAACAAATGTAGATGGAGTCTTTGACGATGATCCAAAAAGAAACCCAAACGCTCGCCTCCACGAGTCACTAACTTACCAAGAAGTAACCTCAAAGGATCTCTCCGTGATGGATATGACTGCTATCACTTTATGCCAAGAAAACAACATCCCAG TTGTGGTCTTCAATCTGTCTGAGCCTGGAAACATCGCCAAAGCAATCAAAGGAGAGAGAGTTGGCACATTGATTGGAGGAACTTGGAACTCTATTGTTGCAACCACATGA
- the LOC108856388 gene encoding protein MKS1 → MDPSDYLTGNNPSDQQNQKRPVRICGPRPSPLSVHKDSHKIKKPPKHPAPPHQQHHLDQAPLYAPPRQPVVIYAVSPKVVHTTASDFMNVVQRLTGISSGVFLESGNGGDVSPAARLAATENASPRGGKEPTTAAKEETVEVATAMEEAAEFSGYAPGILSPSPAMLPTASAGIFSPGLFSPAGLMSPFLLYSPGYASLVASPTFADFNYIWDP, encoded by the coding sequence ATGGATCCATCGGATTATTTAACCGGCAATAACCCTTCCGACCAACAGAACCAGAAACGACCGGTTCGGATCTGTGGTCCTCGTCCTTCACCTCTCAGCGTCCACAAAGACTCCCACAAGATCAAGAAACCTCCCAAGCACCCTGCTCCTCCACATCAGCAGCACCACCTCGACCAAGCTCCGCTCTACGCTCCTCCACGTCAGCCGGTTGTTATCTACGCCGTCTCCCCGAAGGTCGTGCACACCACAGCCTCCGATTTCATGAACGTCGTCCAGCGACTCACCGGGATCTCCTCCGGGGTCTTCCTCGAATCCGGAAACGGCGGTGATGTGTCGCCGGCGGCGAGACTCGCCGCGACGGAGAATGCTAGCCCGAGAGGAGGCAAGGAACCGACGACGGCGGCTAAAGAGGAGACGGTGGAAGTAGCAACGGCTATGGAAGAAGCAGCTGAGTTCAGCGGTTATGCTCCGGGAATACTCTCGCCGTCTCCGGCTATGCTGCCGACAGCTTCTGCCGGAATATTCTCGCCGGGATTGTTTTCTCCGGCGGGGTTAATGAGCCCGTTTCTATTGTATAGTCCTGGCTATGCTAGTTTGGTTGCTTCACCAACTTTTGctgattttaattatatttgggaTCCTTAA
- the LOC108836717 gene encoding U-box domain-containing protein 29, protein MGRDETETYITVPTFFKCPISLDVMRSPVSLCTGVTYDRPSIQRWLDGGNSTCPATMQILKSKDLVPNLTLQRLIKAWSDSVGGGSPDPASALGIPTAEEVNDSLARLSRLEKDDDDEEIRLEILSRIVRFVKDSEANREFLSEREDLVVPMLVDIVATAKKIELVLLAVKVLDTIIKKGDRERLSNLMLTNGGGGGDCLTAILLAIQRGDLESKIEAVRVLEVISSVDTKSRMTVAERDGILTELIGSIGTESDPNLIEASLSFLIEISKSKRVRSKLIAAKTIARIRDVLITEETTTSVVAVTEKSLKLLEILSSKREGRSEICGGGGCVEGVVKKLLKVSTTATEHAVTILWCLCHVFKEDKTVEETVERSNGVTKLLVVIQSNCSPMVRQMAKDLIKVLKVKSSASALAAYETKTTHIMPF, encoded by the coding sequence ATGGGGAGAGATGAAACCGAGACGTACATTACGGTGCCTACCTTCTTCAAGTGTCCCATATCTCTCGACGTGATGAGATCTCCCGTCAGTCTCTGCACCGGCGTCACCTACGATCGTCCAAGCATCCAGCGGTGGCTCGACGGAGGCAACAGCACTTGTCCCGCCACTATGCAGATTCTCAAATCGAAGGATCTCGTTCCCAACCTCACTCTCCAACGGCTCATCAAAGCCTGGTCCGACTCCGTCGGTGGTGGTTCTCCGGATCCGGCGTCTGCTCTAGGGATTCCGACGGCGGAAGAAGTGAACGATTCGTTGGCGAGACTGAGTAGGCTCGAGAAGGACGACGACGACGAAGAGATTCGTCTGGAGATTTTATCGAGGATCGTTCGATTCGTTAAGGATTCGGAAGCGAACAGAGAGTTTCTCTCGGAGAGAGAGGATCTCGTAGTGCCAATGCTCGTCGATATCGTGGCGACGGCGAAGAAGATCGAGCTAGTTCTTCTAGCGGTTAAGGTTTTGGATACTATAATCAAGAAAGGAGATCGAGAACGGTTATCGAATCTGATGTTGACCaacggtggtggaggaggagattGTCTAACGGCGATTCTCCTCGCGATTCAGCGCGGGGATCTGGAGTCGAAGATCGAAGCCGTTAGGGTTTTGGAGGTGATCTCCTCCGTCGATACGAAATCGAGGATGACGGTCGCGGAACGCGACGGGATTCTAACGGAGCTGATCGGATCAATCGGCACCGAGTCGGATCCTAACCTGATCGAAGCGAGTCTATCGTTCCTAATCGAAATCTCGAAATCGAAACGAGTGAGATCGAAACTAATCGCCGCGAAGACGATCGCGAGGATCAGAGACGTTCTAATAACGGAGGAGACGACGACGAGCGTCGTCGCGGTGACGGAGAAATCTCTGAAGCTGCTGGAGATACTGTCGTCGAAGCGGGAAGGTAGATCGGAGATTTGCGGCGGCGGGGGATGCGTGGAGGGAGTGGTGAAGAAGCTGTTGAAAGTGTCGACGACGGCGACTGAGCACGCCGTGACGATTCTGTGGTGTCTGTGCCACGTGTTCAAGGAAGATAAGACGGTTGAGGAGACGGTGGAGAGAAGTAACGGCGTGACGAAGCTGTTAGTGGTGATTCAGAGCAACTGCTCGCCGATGGTGAGGCAAATGGCGAAGGATTTGATAAAGGTTTTGAAGGTCAAGTCATCTGCTTCGGCTTTGGCTGCTTACGAGACCAAGACCACACATATTATGCCGTTTTGA
- the LOC108861110 gene encoding protein IDA-LIKE 4-like: MVTTHQYYWMKRLSINPQALLLLLFFCFFFIHHCDASRALSPSSVFYINPNNDHKKKTMRRDHFLGFFPRHFPVPASGPSRKHNDIGLQALLSP, from the coding sequence ATGGTTACCACACATCAATATTATTGGATGAAAAGGTTATCGATAAACCCacaagctcttcttcttcttctgttcttctgcttcttcttcattcaCCACTGTGACGCCTCGAGAGCCTTGTCACCATCAAGCGTTTTCTACATAAACCCTAATAATGATCACAAGAAAAAGACTATGAGGAGAGACCATTTCTTAGGGTTCTTTCCAAGACACTTCCCTGTTCCAGCTTCTGGTCCTTCACGAAAACACAACGACATTGGTCTACAAGCCTTGTTGTCTCCATGA
- the LOC108861559 gene encoding protein TONSOKU, which produces MGRLDLAAAKRAYRTATEVGNRSEEAKWANNVGDILKNEGEYVEALKWFRIDFDISNKYLPNKDLLPTCQSLGEIYLRLQDFEEALIYQKKHLQLAEENSDTVEKQRACTQLGRTYHEIFLKSEDDCDAIQSAKKYFKKAMELAQILKEKPPRGESGSFLEEYINAHNNIGMLDLDLDNPDAACKILKKGLEICDEEEVKEYDAMRSRLHHNLGNVYMELRRWKEAKEHIKMDIKICHQISHCQGEAKGYINLAELHNRTQNYGDALMCYGKASTLARSMQDESALVEQIEENIRIVKKAIKVVEEMREEERRLKKLSAEMTDARGTSEERKSMLQVHACLERLIEKSSIVFAWDKHLEYSKRKKKISNDLCDKEKQSDAFLVVGESYQKLRKFRKSLKWVGRSYEGYKAIGNFEGQALAKINIGDGLDCIGEWTQALKEFEKGYRIALKANLPSVQLSALEHMHYSHMIRFGNAKEARELKEKIQNLESEQGERAACGTEDECSETDSEGHGDKSNDRQNACSSPDLQTSNSPGSEQLADLDDADDDVPLISLLQPGRRLSKRKQFSGKQDVETDQAKKDFSAPADSQQTGSGRKRIRVILSDDESDTEYELGRPRGSLHKVTSQSKEVSDESMYFDGAANCKDNPAIQDHVEEGSCSYTSLRPTKVAPDVNNCRPLTNNKAVEPTGCGIKGSQCEAGESNSTQCKHGSALVNFNTYSKTDDQKIQIEIENVHMALDSCSGNDESLKVELTCLYYLQLPDNEKSKGLLPIIHHLEYGGRVLKPLDVYEILTGCSENVVVEASVSGWVHKRLMKLYMDCCQNLSENPSIKLLKKLYISEVEDDINVSECELQDVSAAPLLSALHVHNTVAMLDLSHNMLGNGTMEKLKQLFASSNQMYGALTLDLHSNRFGPTALFQICECPVLFTRLEVLNVSRNRLTDACGSYLSTILKNCRALYSLNVEHCSLTSRTIQKIADALDPESGLSQLYIGYNNPVSGSAIQNLLAKLATLSSFTELSMNGIKLSSQVVSSLSALVKTPSLSKLLVGSCGIGTDGAIKITESLCYQKEETVKLDLSCCGLASPFFLKLVQDVTLTSSILELNVGGNPITEEGINALGMLLANPCSNIKVLILNKCHLKLSGILCIIQALSDNKNLEELNISDNAELDETVFGEPVNGSSEMGQEEHGPCESIPAMDKTNSSETKHHFQNQDQDQDLCESNMECDNLEVADSEDEQVEEQTATSSSLSLPGKNHIIKELSTALAVANQLQILDLSNNGLSVEALETLYMAWSSSGSRTGIAQRHVKDEIVHFYVEGKMCCGVKPCCKKD; this is translated from the exons ATGGGCCGATTAGATTTAGCGGCGGCGAAGAGGGCTTACCGGACAGCGACGGAAGTGGGAAACCGGAGCGAAGAGGCGAAATGGGCCAACAACGTCGGCGATATCCTCAAGAACGAAGGAGAGTACGTGGAGGCTCTCAAGTGGTTTCGAATCGATTTCGACATCTCCAACAAGTATCTGCCAAATAAAGATCTGCTTCCCACGTGTCAGTCTCTCGGCGAGATCTATCTCCGTCTCCAGGATTTCGAAGAAGCCTTGATCTATCAG AAGAAGCATTTGCAGCTAGCTGAAGAGAACAGCGACACCGTGGAGAAGCAACGAGCTTGCACTCAGCTCGGCCGTACCTACCACGAGATATTCTTGAAATCCGAGGATGACTGCGACGCGATTCAGAGTGCTAAGAAGTACTTCAAGAAAGCCATGGAGCTTGCGCAGATTCTCAAGGAGAAACCGCCTCGCGGAGAATCTGGAAGCTTTCTCGAGGAGTACATCAACGCGCATAACAACATCGGTATGCTTGATCTCGATCTCGATAACCCTGACGCCGCCTGCAAGATTCTCAAGAAAGGATTGGAGATCTGCGACGAGGAGGAGGTTAAGGAGTACGATGCGATGCGTAGTAGGCTTCATCATAACCTTGGGAATGTTTATATGGAGCTGAGAAGGTGGAAGGAGGCGAAAGAGCATATCAAGATGGATATCAAGATCTGCCATCAGATAAGTCATTGCCAAGGAGAAGCTAAGGGGTATATCAATCTCGCTGAGTTGCACAACAGGACGCAGAACTACGGGGACGCGCTCATGTGTTATGGTAAAGCCTCTACTCTGGCGAGATCTATGCAGGACGAGAGTGCGCTGGTTGAACAGATTGAGGAAAATATCAGGATTGTGAAGAAAGCTATTAAAGTTGTGGAGGAAATGAGGGAGGAAGAGCGTCGGCTTAAGAAGCTGTCTGCTGAGATGACTGATGCCAGAGGAACTTCGGAGGAACGGAAGTCTATGCTTCAAGTGCATGCGTGTCTTGAACGTCTTATTGAAAAATCCAGCATAGTATTTGCATGGGATAAG CATCTTGAGTAttcaaaaaggaagaaaaaaatatcaaatgatCTATGTGACAAGGAAAAACAGAGTGATGCCTTCTTGGTTGTTGGCGAGTCTTACCAAAAGCTCAGAAAATTCAGAAAATCCTTAAAGTGGGTCGGTAGAAGTTATGAGGGATACAAAGCAATTGGTAATTTCGAG GGACAAGCACTAGCGAAAATTAATATAGGTGATGGTTTGGACTGTATTGGTGAATGGACACAAGCACTTAAAGAATTTGAAAAGGGGTACAG AATTGCTTTGAAAGCCAATCTTCCGTCAGTTCAGCTTTCTGCACTGGAACATATGCACTATAGCCATATGATCAGATTTGGGAATGCTAAAGAAGCCAG GgagttgaaagaaaaaatacaaaatctgGAGTCAGAACAGGGTGAGAGAGCAGCATGTGGTACAGAAGATGAATGCTCTGAAACCGACTCAGAAGGGCATGGGGACAAATCAAATGATAGGCAAAATGCATGTAGTTCGCCAGATCTCCAAACATCAAATTCACCTGGATCAGAACAGTTAGCAGATTTGGATGACGCAGACGATGACGTGCCACTAATTTCATTACTCCAGCCCGGGAGACGTCTTTCCAAAAGGAAACAGTTTTCAGGAAAACAAGATGTTGAGACTGATCAGGCAAAGAAAGATTTCTCTGCACCAGCAGACTCTCAACAGACAGGCTCTGGTAGGAAGCGTATTCGTGTAATCCTCTCTGACGATGAAAGTGATACCGAATATGAGTTGGGACGCCCTAGGGGCAGTTTGCACAAAGTTACAAGTCAGAGTAAGGAAGTCTCTGATGAAAGTATGTATTTTGATGGTGCTGCTAATTGTAAAGATAATCCTGCTATTCAAGACCATGTAGAAGAAGGTTCTTGCTCGTATACGTCTCTCCGTCCCACTAAAGTTGCTCCAGATGTCAACAATTGTAGACCTCTGACCAATAACAAAGCTGTTGAACCAACTGGTTGCGGTATAAAAGGATCTCAATGTGAAGCTGGCGAATCCAACAGCACGCAATGCAAACATGGATCTGCTCTCGTGAACTTCAACACTTATTCCAAGACAGATGAT CAAAAAATtcaaattgaaattgaaaatgtaCACATGGCTTTAGACTCGTGTTCTGGCAATGATGAGTCTCTGAAGGTGGAACTTACTTGCTTATACTATTTACAGCTCCCTGATAACGAGAAATCTAAAG GTCTGTTACCGATCATTCATCATTTGGAGTATGGTGGTAGAGTTCTGAAACCATTGGATGTATATGAGATTCTCACGGGCTGTTCTGAAAACGTTGTTGTTGAAGCTTCCGTTAGTG GCTGGGTTCACAAGCGTCTGATGAAGCTATACATGGACTGTTGCCAGAATTTGTCAGAGAACCCCAGTATAAAATTGCTTAAGAAATTATACATTTCGGAG GTAGAGGATGATATCAATGTGTCAGAATGCGAACTGCAAGATGTATCAGCTGCTCCTTTATTGAGTGCCCTCCATGTGCACAATACAGTTGCGATGTTGGATCTATCCCACAATATGTTAG GGAATGGAACAATGGAGAAACTGAAACAACTGTTTGCCTCATCAAACCAGATGTATGGTGCTTTGACTTTGGATTTGCACTCCAACCGATTTGGTCCAACTGCTTTGTTTCAG ATCTGTGAGTGCCCTGTTCTGTTTACTCGGCTGGAAGTCCTCAATGTGTCGAGGAATCGACTTACTGATGCTTGTGGATCATACCTCTCAACCATCTTGAAAAACTGCCGGG CACTTTACAGCTTGAATGTGGAACACTGTTCACTCACATCTAGAACAATTCAAAAGATTGCTGATGCTTTGGATCCGGAGTCGGGACTTTCACAACTCTATATAG GTTATAACAATCCTGTTTCAGGGAGTGCTATTCAAAACCTCTTGGCTAAATTAGCTACTCTAAGCAG CTTTACAGAACTGAGCATGAATGGCATAAAGCTGAGCAGCCAAGTTGTTAGTAGCCTTTCCGCACTTGTTAAGACTCCATCTCTGTCAAAACTTTTGGTTGGCAGCTGTGGAATAGGAACG GACGGAGCTATCAAAATTACTGAATCTCTATGTTATCAAAAAGAAGAAACTGTAAAGCTCGATCTTTCATGCTGTGGACTAGCGTCTCCTTTCTTTCTTAAGCTCGTCCAAGATGTTACTTTAACTTCTAGCATTCTTGAGCTCAATGTTGGAGGAAATCCAATCACCGAAGAG GGAATCAATGCACTGGGGATGCTACTTGCGAATCCTTGTTCAAACATAAAAGTTCTGATTTTAAACAAGTGTCATCTGAAGCTCTCTGGAATTCTATGCATAATTCAAGCACTTTCAG ATAATAAGAATCTCGAAGAGCTTAATATCTCTGATAATGCTGAACTGGATGAGACTGTGTTTGGCGAGCCTGTGAATGGAAGCTCGGAAATGGGACAAGAAGAGCATGGTCCATGTGAATCCATCCCCGCAATGGACAAAACTAATAGTTCTGAGACCAAACACCATTTCCAGAACCAAGACCAAGACCAAGATTTATGCGAATCCAATATGGAGTGTGACAATCTTGAAGTTGCAGACAGCGAAGATGAGCAAGTAGAGGAACAAACTGCAACGTCCAGTAGTCTTAGTTTACCAGGCAAGAACCATATTATCAAAGAGCTTTCGACAGCGCTTGCAGTGGCTAACCAATTACAGATTCTGGATCTAAGCAACAATGGGTTGTCAGTTGAAGCCTTGGAAACATTATACATGGCATGGTCATCATCAGGATCACGAACTGGCATAGCCCAAAGGCATGTGAAAGATGAGATTGTGCATTTTTATGTTGAAGGAAAGATGTGTTGTGGAGTCAAACCATGCTGCAAAAAGGATTAA
- the LOC108862199 gene encoding putative 60S ribosomal protein L30-1: protein MVAAKKTKKSHEGINSRLALVMKSGKYTLGYKSVLKSLRSSKGKLILISSNCPPLRRSEIEYYAMLAKVGVHHYNGNNVDLGTACGKYFRVSCLSIVDPGDSDIIKSLPGDQ, encoded by the exons ATGGTAGCGGCTAAGAAGACGAAGAAGTCCCATGAGGGAATCAACAGCAGATTAGCTCTTGTGATGAAGAGTGGAAAGTACACCCTTGGCTACAAATCAGTTCTCAAGTCCCTTCGCAGCTCCAAAG GCAAGTTGATTCTTATCTCGAGCAATTGCCCTCCGTTGAGGAGATCAGAGATCGAGTATTACGCTATGCTTGCTAAAGTGGGCGTTCATCACTACAACGGGAACAATGTCGATTTGGGAACTGCTTGCGGGAAGTATTTCCGGGTTTCTTGCCTCAGCATCGTTGACCCAGGTGACTCCGACATCATCAAGTCGCTTCCCGGAGACCAGTGA
- the LOC108862200 gene encoding uncharacterized protein LOC108862200: MPLYDCMLLFKPVIRKEGLIDLVARIGKHVYSRNGVLTEVKSFGKVELGYGIKKLDGRHYQGQLMQITMMATPNMNKELHYLNKEDKLLRWLLVKHRDVKIGPSEMEDRQDEFNRVTSRSIYDESSTDDEDDILGLSR, encoded by the exons ATGCCGCTGTACGACTGTATGCTTCTGTTCAAGCCAGTAATCAGGAAGGAAGGCCTGATCGATCTCGTCGCTCGCATCGGTAAACACGTTTACAGCAGAAATGGTGTCCTCACGGAAGTCAAATCCTTCGGCAAGGTCGAATTGGGTTACGGTATCAAGAAGCTCGACGGTAGACACTATCAg GGGCAACTGATGCAGATAACAATGATGGCAACTCCAAACATGAACAAGGAGCTTCATTACCTCAACAAGGAAGACAAACTCCTCCGCTGGCTCCTTGTTAAACACCGCGACGTCAAGATTGGTCCTTCCGAAATGGAAGACCGTCAGGACGAGTTTAACAGAGTTACTAGTAGGAGCATTTATGATGAGTCTTCTACTGACGATGAAGACGATATCTTAGGGTTATCTCGAtga
- the LOC108862201 gene encoding autophagy-related protein 13b — protein sequence MNRSSSSNSEGAKAEQIIFEFFAKSLHIILESRTPFMSSRNFSGEQMIFSSPSSSSSSSSSVRPRDKWFNLALRECPAALESFDIGRRSTLEPLVVDVVLVVARPFDHQMDDSPGGARNEQIIERWVVQYDNRKVRDTSSSRRSSSSNKLQVMYKKATLLLRSLFAMVRLLPAYKIFRELNSSGQIFKFKLVPKVPTVIEPFTRREEAEMHKFAFTPVDTICGRLCMSVLYRSLSDVSCCQQHSAPLSPTFITDYVGSPLADPLKRFPSLPLSYVGSPSPPLLPFQRRHSWSFDRCCKASSPPPPSVSCSPSPPTRSDSQAALVTNNPCSLRRRLPPHPCDVPSGRRKESYAEDFSPGCSPSVPRSITRTESAPVRIPAPTLVAPSSHLKLSRHASLKPVRNSGPVESGAALEKLHIYGREDFRRKLSSNSSPRISFSRSSSRSYQDDFDDTDFPCPFDVEYDEITDPSDSRPSSFEQRGGDAHEQPPHELSSGSYPKKSQDAAVGALVNMLKKAPPLRQDVSESVIPELCWNNNENKPGGGQEIATASMTASGIALAAKTTADALEELRSYKEMKNVLLSQSKMDSSSPFAVSES from the exons ATGAacagaagcagcagcagcaactcGGAAGGTGCTAAAGCAGAGCAGATCATATTCGAGTTCTTTGCTAAAAGCCTCCACATCATTCTCGAATCAAGGACTCCTTTCATGTCTTCAAGAAACTTCAGCGGCGAGCAGATGATCTTCTCATCACCTTCCtcgtcttcctcctcttcctcaaGCGTCAGGCCTCGTGACAAATGGTTCAACTTAGCTCTCAGAGAATGTCCCGCAGCGTTGGAGAGTTTCGACATCGGTCGCAGAAGCACCTTGGAGCCTCTGGTTGTTGACGTGGTTCTTGTGGTGGCGAGGCCGTTTGATCATCAGATGGATGATTCTCCTGGTGGGGCCAGGAACGAGCAGATCATTGAGAGATGGGTTGTGCAGTATGATAACAGAAAGGTTAGGGACACTAGTAGTAGCAGGAGGTCAAGTAGTAGTAATAAGTTGCAAGTGATGTATAAGAAAGCAACTCTGCTTCTGAGATCACTCTTTGCCATGGTTAGGCTTCTACCTGCTTACAAGATTTTCAGAGAACTCAACTCCTCTGGGCAGATCTTCAAGTTCAAGCTCGTCCCTAAGGTTCCCACCGTAATCGAACCTTTCACTCGCAGAGAAGAGGCGGAGATGCACAAGTTTGCTTTCACGCCGGTTGATACGATCTGCGGTAGACTCTGCATGTCTGTGCTGTACCGATCTCTCTCGGATGTCAGCTGCTGCCAACAACACTCGGCTCCTCTGTCTCCAACGTTTATCACCGATTACGTTGGAAGTCCTTTGGCTGATCCTTTGAAAAGGTTcccttctcttcctctttcttaCGTCGGCTCACCGTCACCGCCTTTGCTGCCGTTTCAGAGGCGTCATAGTTGGAGTTTCGATCGCTGTTGCAAGGCCtcttctccaccaccaccttcgGTTTCTTGCTCACCGTCTCCTCCTACACGGTCTGATTCACAGGCGGCGTTGGTTACTAATAATCCTTGTTCCCTTCGGCGTCGCCTTCCTCCTCATCCTTGTGATGTACCGTCTGGTCGTAGGAAGGAAAGCTATGCTGAAGATTTTTCTCCTGGTTGTTCTCCTTCAGTCCCAAGAAGCATCACGCGTACTGAAAGTGCTCCAGTCAGGATTCCAGCTCCTACTTTGGTGGCACCTTCTTCTCATTTGAAACTTTCGAGGCACGCTTCTTTGAAGCCAGTTAGAAACTCTGGTCCTGTTGAATCTGGAGCAGCTTTGGAGAAG CTGCATATCTATGGGAGAGAAGACTTTAGGAGGAAGCTATCTTCAAACAGCTCACCTAGGATATCATTTTCTAGAAGTTCAAGTAGATCATACCAAGATGATTTTGATGATACTGATTTCCCTTGTCCGTTTGATGTTGAGTACGATGAGATTACAGATCCTAGCGATAGCAG ACCAAGCTCTTTTGAACAGAGAGGAGGAGATGCACATGAACAACCACCACACGAGTTGTCAAGCGGCTCATACCCAAAGAAGTCACAAGACGCTGCAGTCGGCGCTCTAGTGAATATGCTGAAGAAAGCTCCACCTCTCAGACAAGATGTCTCTGAATCCGTCATACCTGAACTCTGTTGGAACAACAATGAGAACAAACCAGGAGGGGGTCAGGAGATAGCAACGGCGTCAATGACAGCGTCAGGAATAGCTCTAGCGGCAAAGACAACAGCTGATGCGTTGGAAGAGCTTAGGTCTTACAAGGAAATGAAGAATGTGCTGCTTAGCCAATCCAAAATGGATTCGTCTTCACCCTTTGCTGTTTCAGAATCTTGA
- the LOC108859332 gene encoding RING-H2 finger protein ATL77: MSPDHLPSSSQVFQEHSIESFISRKLLQQLPFTHNIQQQQGHVPDKNNLSGNVLFLLSVLVCGIICSLGLHFVIRCVFRRHSSFMISDPISSPSTPAANKGIKKKALKMFPVVKYSREMNLSGLGEECVICLSDFVAGEQIRLLPKCNHGFHVRCIDRWLTQHITCPKCRHCLVETCQKILGDCDEDHQVPARESIDVRIAPLEPEARVNTFR; encoded by the coding sequence ATGTCTCCAGATCACTTACCTTCTTCATCTCAAGTCTTCCAAGAACATTCCATTGAAAGTTTCATCTCCAGAAAATTGCTTCAGCAACTTCCCTTTACTCACAACATACAACAGCAACAGGGTCATGTACCTGATAAGAACAACTTGAGCGGCAACgttctctttcttctctctgtCCTTGTCTGTGGTATCATCTGCTCACTCGGGTTACATTTCGTAATCCGTTGCGTGTTCAGACGTCACTCGAGTTTCATGATCTCTGATCCCATCTCAAGCCCGTCCACACCAGCAGCAAACAAAGGCATCAAGAAGAAAGCTCTCAAGATGTTCCCTGTAGTGAAATACTCACGTGAGATGAACCTCTCAGGGCTTGGCGAGGAGTGTGTTATTTGTTTGTCTGATTTCGTAGCTGGAGAACAAATACGGCTGCTTCCTAAGTGCAACCACGGGTTCCACGTTCGTTGTATCGACAGGTGGCTTACGCAACATATCACTTGTCCGAAGTGCAGACACTGTCTGGTTGAGACATGCCAAAAGATTTTAGGCGACTGCGATGAAGATCATCAGGTTCCAGCAAGGGAAAGCATAGATGTCAGAATTGCTCCTCTAGAACCTGAAGCAAGAGTAAACACTTTTAGATAA